A single window of Podarcis raffonei isolate rPodRaf1 chromosome 9, rPodRaf1.pri, whole genome shotgun sequence DNA harbors:
- the EDNRA gene encoding endothelin-1 receptor, protein MEAFHFEMVLVLLITGFVIIDGSDIYQSNLTNPVTTSSETESKLFFPTHKPNRTYIYCSQRPKIMDTFKYINTAISCAVFIIGLVGNATLLRIIYQNKCMRNGPNALIASLALGDLIYIIIDIPINIYKLHGQWPFGMSPFGQFLCSCFPFLQKASVGITVLNLCALSVDRYRAVASWSRVQGIGVPLITAIEIITIWILSFVLAIPEAIGFTTVEFEYNGNFYVSCMLLTNTTFLSFYAKAKDWWLFGFYFCMPLACTAFFYTLMTCEMLNRRKSNLRIALSEHLKQRREVAKTVFCLVVIFALCWFPLHLSRILKQMLYSEKDPKRCELLSFLLTLDYIGMNLATINSCINPIALYFVSKKFKNCFQSCFGCKCYQTGSQVSSVPMNGTSIQWKNNELNNHYTERSIHKDSLN, encoded by the exons ATGGAAGCATTTCATTTTGAGATGGTCTTGGTGCTTCTCATAACTGGATTTGTCATCATTGATGGTTCTGACATCTACCAGTCAAACCTGACTAACCCTGTCACAACTTCCTCTGAAACAGAATCTAAGCTGTTCTTCCCTACCCATAAACCCAACCGCACCTATATCTATTGTTCACAACGTCCTAAAATTATGGACACTTTCAAATACATCAATACAGCAATATCCTGTGCAGTGTTCATCATTGGGCTTGTTGGCAATGCAACCCTGCTGCGGATTATCTACCAGAACAAGTGTATGAGGAATGGCCCCAATGCACTGATAGCTAGCCTGGCCCTGGGAGACCTCATCTATATCATCATTGATATCCCTATCAACATATATAAG CTTCATGGTCAGTGGCCCTTTGGGATGTCTCCTTTTGGACAGTTTCTTTGCAgctgttttccttttcttcagaaaGCCTCAGTGGGGATCACAGTCCTTAACCTCTGTGCTCTAAGCGTGGACAG GTACCGGGCGGTTGCCTCCTGGAGTCGTGTTCAAGGAATTGGAGTCCCCTTGATCACCGCTATTGAAATCATTACAATTTGGATTCTTTCATTTGTCCtggctatcccagaagcaatAGGTTTTACCACTGTTGAATTTGAATACAACGGCAACTTCTACGTTTCCTGTATGCTTCTAACTAATACCACATTTTTGTCC TTTTATGCCAAAGCAAAGGACTGGTGGCTCTTTGGTTTCTACTTTTGCATGCCGCTTGCGTGCACCGCCTTCTTCTACACCCTCATGACCTGTGAAATGCTGAACAGGAGGAAGAGCAATCTGAGAATAGCTCTCAGTGAACATCTGAAGCAG AGACGAGAAGTCGCAAAGACGGTTTTCTGCCTAGTTGTCATCTTTGCCCTTTGCTGGTTTCCTCTCCATTTGAGCCGGATCTTGAAGCAAATGTTGTATTCCGAAAAAGACCCTAAAAGATGTGAATTGCTCAG CTTTTTGTTGACACTCGATTATATCGGCATGAATTTAGCGACCATAAATTCCTGCATAAACCCTATAGCACTCTATTTTGTCAGCAAGAAGTTCAAAAACTGTTTCCAG TCATGCTTTGGTTGTAAGTGCTACCAGACAGGGAGTCAAGTATCATCTGTTCCTATGAACGGAACAAGTATTCAGTGGAAAAACAACGAACTGAACAATCACTACACAGAACGGAGCATCCACAAAGACAGCTTAAACTGA